A window of the Lagopus muta isolate bLagMut1 chromosome 1, bLagMut1 primary, whole genome shotgun sequence genome harbors these coding sequences:
- the KERA gene encoding keratocan — MMTLKVCPSLLLLFIVHSVWTRTVRQVYSELDPEHWSHYTFECPQECFCPPSFPNALYCDNKGLKEIPAIPARIWYLYLQNNLIETISEKPFVNATHLRWINLNKNKITNNGIESGVLSKLKRLLYLFLEDNELEEVPAPLPVGLEQLRLARNKISRIPEGVFSNLENLTMLDLHQNNLLDSALQSDTFQGLNSLMQLNIAKNSLKKMPLSIPANTLQLFLDNNSIEVIPENYFSAIPKVTFLRLNYNKLSDDGIPPNGFNVSSILDLQLSHNQLTKIPPINAHLEHLHLDHNRIKSVNGTQICPVSIAVAEDYGLYGNIPRLRYLRLDGNEIQPPIPLDIMICFQLLQAVVI; from the exons ATGATGACTCTAAAAGTCTGTCCAAGTCTTTTGCTATTATTCATAGTCCATTCTGTGTGGACTCGAACTGTGAGACAAGTTTATAGTGAACTGGATCCTGAGCATTGGTCTCACTACACTTTTGAGTGTCCACAAGAGTGTTTTTGTCCTCCTAGCTTCCCCAATGCATTATACTGTGATAACAAGGGACTTAAAGAAATACCTGCAATCCCAGCAAGAATTTGGTACCTCTATCTTCAAAACAACCTGATTGAAACAATTTCAGAGAAGCCTTTTGTTAACGCCACTCATTTGAGATGGATAAATCTGAACAAGAATAAAATTACCAACAATGGAATTGAGAGTGGTGTGCTCAGCAAGCTGAAAAGGCTTTTGTACTTATTCCTTGAAGACAATGAGTTGGAAGAGGTGCCAGCTCCATTACCTGTGGGCTTGGAACAGCTAAGGCTGGCTAGAAACAAAATCTCCAGAATCCCAGAAGGAGTCTTCAGCAATTTGGAAAATCTCACTATGTTAGATCTGCACCAAAATAATTTGTTGGACAGCGCTCTTCAAAGTGACACCTTCCAAGGACTCAACAGTCTTATGCAACTCAACATAGCGAAAAATTCCCTCAAAAAGATGCCTTTAAGCATTCCAGCTAACACACTGCAGCTGTTTTTAGACAACAACTCCATTGAAGTTATCCCAGAAAATTACTTCAGTGCAATACCCAAAGTGACTTTCCTTAGGCTGAACTACAATAAATTATCTGATGATGGCATTCCCCCAAATGGGTTTAATGTTTCATCTATTCTAGACCTACAGCTGTCTCATAACCAGCTCACTAAAATCCCACCAATCAATGCTCATCTCGAGCACCTTCACCTTGATCACAACAGAATCAAAA GTGTCAATGGTACTCAGATATGCCCAGTCTCAATTGCTGTAGCAGAAGACTACGGTCTTTATGGTAACATCCCCCGCCTTCGTTATCTTCGCTTGGATGGAAATGAAATTCAGCCTCCAATTCCTTTGGACATCATGATCTGTTTCCAGCTACTTCAGGCTGTTGTCATATAA